One Halobacterium wangiae genomic window, CTCGCTCATGGGTAGACGGGCGGGGGCTGCCCCCTTAGCCGTTGTGTCGACGAGCGAGGGGTACGCAGTGGCTTACGATTCCGGTAAGTACCGATTATAGCCGGCTCGGGGCGTAAAACGTCCGAAACCGTCTCGGCCCCTTATCCTCGCAGAGCCAGTAGGGTGAGGTACCCCACGCGGGGTAGATTCAAATGGTACAGACGAAGACACTCGCGGTAATCGGCGTCGTCCTGCTCGTGGCCTTCGCGGGCTGCGGTGGGACAGACACAGAGGCACCGGGCAACGAGACAGACGGTGCGGGCGACACGGGCGCTGGCGGTGCCGGTGGCGACGACACGACTACTGAGGAGGAGACGACAACTACGGAAGAGGAGACGACGACTACTGAGGAGGAGACGACCACGACTGAGATGAACGGTACCACGACGACCGCAGAAAATGGTACCACGACGACCACGGCTGCCGGCAACGGCACCACGACGACCACGGCTGCCGGCAACGGCACCACGACCACCACGACTACGACCACCGCGTCGTAGTCCGATACTCGACGTCTCGACCAGTTCCGACACCGCTTTTTTCGCACGTAGACACCAGTAGGTCGGACTGCCGACCCGGGCGAAAGGGAAAGTTGTTTGCAACCGCCCGGTGGATGCCGAACCATGAAGGTACGCATCGGTGGCGGCGCGACCGAGTCAGAAGCGGAGGCGGTCGCCGCGGCGCTCGCCGAGCACGTTCGCGACGACGTCGAGGTCTACCTCGGCGACGCCGACGAGCCGGCGGCGGTCCACGAGGCGCCCGAGACACCCGACGACGAACCCAGCCCGGAACCGGAGCTGGGACCGACCGAACGCGAGGAGCAGCTCCGCGAGGAGATCGCAGACATCTTGGAGGGCGGCCCGCAGAAGTACCGGGACCGCCTCCCGGACCAGGACAAACTGTTCGTGCGAGACAGGCTGGACCTCTGGTTCGGCGGCAAGGACGCGGACGGCGAGCGGGACGAAGACGACACGCTGCTGTTCGAGGACGGGAAGTTCGCGAACTTCGACGCGTGGCACCCGGACAGCCCCGAGGTCGAGGAGAGCGACGAGAACAACCGCCTCCCCGCGGACGGTCTCGTCACGGGCGCCGCGGAGTTCGACGGCCGCGACGTCCACTTCATGGCCAACGACTTCACCGTGAAGGCGGGGTCGATGGCCGAGCGCGGCGTCGAGAAGTTCCTCCGGATGCAACAGCGCGCGCTCAAGACCGGCAAGCCAGTCTTCTACCTGATGGACTCCTCCGGGGGTCGCATCGACCAGCAGACCGGCTTCTTCGCGAACCGCGAGGGCATCGGGAAGTACTACTTCAACCACTCCCGGCTCTCCGGACGCGTCCCCCAGATCTGCGTGCTCTACGGCCCCTGCATCGCCGGCGCCGCGTACACGCCGGTGTTCGCGGACTTCACCGTGATGGTCGAGGGGATGTCCGCGATGGCCATCGCCAGTCCGCGGATGGTGAAGATGGTGACTGGCGAGGAGATCGAGATGCAGGACCTCGGCGGTCCGGAGGTCCACGCTCGCGAGTCCGGGAGTGCCGACCTCGTGGCGCGCGATGAGGAGCACGCCCGCGAACTCGTCGCTGACCTCGTCCAGTACCTCCCGGACAACAGCGACGAGAAGCCGCCGAGCCAGCCCGCGGAACCGCCCGCGAAGTCGCCGTCGGGCATCGACGGCCTCATTCCGGAGTCCCCGAACCGCGCGTACGACATGCACGACCTCATCGACCGCGTGGTCGACCGGGACTCCTTCTTCGAACTCAAACCCGAGTTCGGCAAGGAGATTCTCACGGGCTACGCGCGCATCGACGGCCGGACGGTCGGCATCGTCGCGAACCAACCCACCCAGCGCGCGGGCGCCATCTTCCCGGACGCCGCCGAGAAGGCCGCGGAGTTCGTCTGGAAGTCCGACGCGTACAACATCCCCCTGCTGTACCTCTGTGACACGCCGGGGTTCATGGCGGGCAGCCAGGTCGAGAAGGACGCCATCCTCGAGAAGGGCAAGAAGATGATCTACGCCACCAGCGAGGCCACCGTCCCGAAGCAGTCCGTCGTCGTCCGGAAGGCGTACGGCGCGGGTATCTACGCCATGTCCGGCCCCGCCTACGACCCCGAGTCCGTCATCGCGCTCCCGTCCGGAGAGATCGGTATCATGGGCCCCGAGGCCGCTATCAACGCGGTGTACGCGAACAAGCTGAACGCCATCGACGACCCCGAGGAGCGGGCGGAACGCGAACAGGAACTCCGCGAGGAGTACCGCGAGGACATCGACGTCCACCGCATGGCGAGCGAGACGGTCATCGACGAGATCGTCCCGCCCTCCGACCTCCGCACGGAACTGGCCAATCGCTTCGCGTTCTACGAGGACGTCGAGAAGGACCGACCGTCGAAGAAACACGGCACCATCCTCTGAGGCGGTCGACGCCGGCCGCGACACTGTCTCCCATTTCGGGCGATTCTCGGTCGTAGGAGCCGCCTACGGCTGATAGCCGCCTGGTAACAATCCAGTGCGTCGGCGTCACGTACGGTGTGGCTTCCAGTACCAGGACCGTCCACCGGCCGACGCTCGGCGTCTCCTCGACGGAGGCGCGACTGTGGCTCGTCGCCGTCGGTGCCCTCCTCGGCGACCTCCTGCTCACGTACTACGGCATCGCGCACGCTGGTCTCAGCGAGGGCAACCCGCTCGCGGCGTCGGTGCTCGCGGGGCACGGCTACGCCGGACTCGCCGCCATGAAAGTCGCCGCCTTCGCCGTCGCAGCGGGCGGCAGACAGGTGGTGCCGCCAGCGTACCGCTGGATCGCGCCGATCTGTCTCGCCGTGCCGTGGCTGCTCGCAGTCACCGTCAACACCGCGCTCATCCTCGGGACGCTGTAGCTTCACGTCGTCCGCATCGCCTCGACGAACACCGCCCACGCGAGCCCTACGAGGCCGACGTCGCGCGCCACCACGTCCCCGAACTGACCGGTAGTCGCCCAGACGACGGCCAGGTAGCCGACCGTCGCCGTGAGGGAGACGGCCGCGACCAGCGAGGCGAACGTCGTGAAGCGGTCGTCGAGCAGCGCGGCGCCGAACAGTAACTCGAGGTAGCCGTTGGCGACCATGAACGTCACCGGTGAGACGACGAGCCAGGGCGCGAGCCAGTCGGTGACGTACACCGCCCACGCGCCGGGGTCGAGGAGTTTGTGCACGCCGGCGGCGACCAGCATCGCGCCGAGGCCCCAGCGCGCGAGCGTCGCAGGTTCCGGTGAACGCGCCGCCAGCGCTACGACTCGGCCGTGAAGTCGGCCCGCACTCCGCAGGGGGTTCATGCGTGTCACGACGGACTGCCGGGAGAAAGGTCTGGTTGCGCTCGCGAGCGACGACTCAGGGCTCGACGGACTCGGCGAACGCGTCCACGCAGGCCTCGAACCGCTCGACGGCGTCGCTCACGGCGCGTTCGTTGGTCGCGTCCACGCCCAGGTCCGCCAGCAATTCGACGGCAGGCTCCGACGTGCCGGCTTCGAGGAACGCGACGTAGTCCGCGGGAGCGTTCGCGTCGTCGACGCCGTCCGCGACGGCGAGCGCACCCGCAGTGCCGAGGACGTACGGGTAGTGGTGGTAGAGTGGGACGTTGTACAGTCCAGTGGTCCACCCGGCGCGGAGTCGGTCGGTGACTTCGAGGACGGGGACGAACTCGGCGTACAGGTCGCCGTACGTCTCGTCGAGCCAGTCCGCGGTGAGGCGGTCGCCCGCTTCGACGCGTTCGTGGAGTCGGTGCGTGAACGTCGCCCAGCGCGCGGAGTAGAAGAGGTTCGCGCCGACGCTGCGCACCGCCCGCGCGGCGACCGCGGTGCGCTCGTCGCCCGTGGTCGTGTCGAGGAGGTGGTCGGCGAGCAGGACTTCGTGGAGTTTGCTCGGGAGTTCCGCGACGGGTTCGGGGATGCCCGCGGTGACGTGGGGTCGTGCGTCGCCGGCGAACGAGGCGTGGACGGCGTGCCCGAGTTCGTGCGCGAGCAGGAAGACGTGAGAGAGCGAGCCGTTCCAGCGCGCGAGCACGAACGGCCCGGCGTCCGGCGCGTAGGTCGCGTAGGCCGCGCCCTGCTCGGTCTTCCCGGGGTGGTCGAAGGCGTCGACGCGGCGCTCCTCGAAGACGCTCGCGACGCGGGACTGGTAGGCCTCACCGAGCGGTGCCACGGCGTCGAGGATCATCCCCCGAGCGTCCTCGAAGTCGTACTCGGGCGTCTCGCCGTCGACGGGGACGGCGTTCCGGTCCCACGGCTGGAGCGCGTCGACGCCCAGGGCGTCCCGGCGGACGCGTTCGAGGCGGTGTTTGGGCGCGAGGTTGTCGCGAACGCCACCGACGAGTGCGTCGTAGACCGCTCGCGGAAGTCGGGGCTGGGGGCGGCACGCGACGTACGGGTCGGAGCCAGCCAGTGCGGCGGGGAGCGCGCTGTCGTAGCCACGGGCGTCCGCGAGACGGACGTTCCGCCGCGCCATCGTGTCGAGGTTCGCGGCGAGCGTCTCCCGGCGGCCGACGTACTCGTCGCGGACCGCCTGGAACGCGCGTTTCCGCGTCGCTCGGTCTTCAGAGCTCTGGATTCGCGAGCGCTCGCTCCGCGTGAGTGTCACCGGCTCACCGTCCACGTCGACGGTCGGCGGGTCGAAGTCGCCGTCCACGAGAGCGCGGTGCACACGCTCCGGCGCGTCGAGCACGTCGTCGAGTTGCGCGAGGAGGTCGGCGGCCGCGGGTGCGAGCGTCTGGTCGCCGCGCTGTCGGACGTCGTCGACGTACCGGTCGAAGCGCTCGGGAACGCTGGCACTCGCGTCGGCGTCGCGGACGCGCCGCTCGACGTCCTCGCGGAGCGCCATCAGGTCGCCGTGGACGGCGTGTGCGTGCGAACGGTCGGCAGCGCGCTGGTCGTCGCCGGTCTGGACGTTTGCGCGGAGGTTCGCGTACGTCCGGAGGCGGTGGTCGCGCGCGGACAGCGACTCGAACGCCACGAGTACCTCCTCCAGCGGCCGGTCGGTTTCGAACGTCTCGATCGCGTCTTCGAGCGCCTCGCGGGCGGTCGCCCACTCCTCGCGGGTGTCGAAGATGCGTGTCAGGTCGAATCGGTGCGTCTCGGGGACGTCGTCGCGTGAATCGTACATTCGTAACTGGTCGGCGTCGGTGGTTGTCGGGCGGCACGGATCGGAACGCGACGACTCAGTCTAGCACGAGGTAGTCGTCATCCTGATGCGACTAAAGTGCTTCGCGGGTGTGAGACACTCTGGCTGGGTGTGGTGGATCTGACACTGGTGTCTACAGCCACTCGCCCCTTCCAGTCCACCCGGCACGGCCTGACCAACTGGCATTGGGTGGACTGGAAGGGGCGGCCGTGTGGACGATGGCGGCCGAAGCAAGCACCGGAAGGAGCGCTCTGCGCTCTTTCGGCGACAGCGAGTCCCGGGAGTCGACAGCGCCGGGGCTTTCGGGGTGGTTTCGCCAGTCACTGAATATGTACCGGAATAACCGAAAATGCAGTTTTACGCCGCGTTCTCGCGCTTCAGGGAGAGGACCGTCCGCTCGAACTCACACACCAAGGGTTCGTCCTCGCGGTTCACGGCGAACACCTCGACGCGCATGGTGACGACGCCGCGTTCGCTGTCGCTGGTTTCGCGCTTGTCCGTAATCGTCGACTGCACGCGGATGGTGTCGCCGTGGAAGACGGGGTTCGGGTGCTCGACGTCGTCGTAGGAGAGGTTGGCGACGATGGTGCCGTCCGTCGTCTCGGGGATGGTGATGCCGACGGCGAGACTCATCGTGTAGAGACCGTTGACGAGGCGCTCGCCGAACTGGGTCTCCGCGGCGAACGCGGCGTCGAGGTGCAGTGGCTGCTGGTTCATCGTCGTGTCGCAGAACTGCTGATTGTCGGCCTCGGAGATGGTGCGCCGTCTGTCGTGTTCGATGGTCTCGCCCACCTCGAACTCCTCGTAGTACAGCCCGGGCATACGGGAGGCGTCGTAGCGGCGGGCCAAAACGACTCCGGTCCACGGAGTTCGCGGGACGACTAGTGGGGGACTGACCAGCGAACGAGACGCCGGGCGGAGTGGACGTCGGGCGAGTGCTTTTCAAGCAGTGGGCGCGAGTATGAGGTCGATGACGGACTGGGAGCGCGTGAAGGGGGAGCTCCGCGAGGCGGGCTACCCCGGGTTCGAGTTCGACAGCGGGAGGACGGCTGTGCCGGGGTTGCGCGGGGAGTGGGTGGTCGGTGAAGCTACCCGCGAGGGCGGCCTGATGCGGGAGAACCAGTCGCTCCTGCTGCGTATCTTCGACGCCCTCCCGGGCAGCGGCGGCGCCGTGACCACCGACCCGGAGGCCACTCCGGACCCCATCGGGGGGATCGCCGACGACCACTGCCTGGACGTCGTGATAGTCAGCGTGCGCGAGGACGCGGTGCGACTCGCGCTCTGCGACCCCCGCGAGGAGAACCCCCGCCCGTAGGTCGGGTTCCTTATTGGCTGTCGTGTGCTCCACTGGCAGTCTGTCGCCGAGTGCCGACTGCGCCGGCGGCGACTGGTAAAACTACAAGGGCGCGCGGAGCGGGCTTCCGGTATGGTCAGACGAAGCGTGCTGTTCTCGCCGGGGGACCGTCCGGAGATGCTGCGGAAGGCGCCCGGTGCGGGAGCCGACGTGGTGGTGTTCGACCTCGAGGACGCCGTCGCGCCCGGTCGGAAGGACGAGGCGCGGGCGGCGGTCCGCGAGGTGCTCGTCGACGCCGAGTTCGACCCGAACTGCGAGGTGTGCGTGCGCGTCAACCCCGTCGGAGCGGGGGCGGGCGACGACGTCGACGCCGTGTTCGCGGGCGAGGCGGGAGCGGACGCCGTGATGCTCCCGAAGGCCGAGTCCGGCGAGGAGGTGACGACGCTCGCTCGCCTGCTTGACGAGCACGGCAGCGACCCACCCGTGCTGGCGCTCGTCGAGTCGGCATCGGGCGTGCTGAACGCACAGGACGTCGCTGCCGCGGACGCGACGGACGCGCTCGTGTTCGGCGCAGAGGACCTCTCGGCGGACGTGGGGGCGACCCGGACAGACGAGGGGACCGAGGTTCTCTACGCGCGCGAGCACGTCGTCCTCGCAGCGAGCGCGGCGGGCGTGGACGCCATCGACACCGTGTACACGGACATCGAGGACACCGAGGGGTTGAGCGAGGAGACGCGATTCGCCGCCGGCCTCGGCTTCGACGGAAAGATGGCGATCCACCCGGGACAGGTCGCGCCGATCAACGACGCGTTCACACCCGACCCCGGGGACGTCGAATGGGCCGAACGAGTACTCGAAGCGAAACGCGAGGCCGACGCCGAGGACCGTGGCGTGTTCCGCGTAGACGGCGAGATGGTCGACGCCCCCCTGATCGCGCAGGCCGAACGTGTCGTCGAACGGGCGCGAGCGGCCGACGACGGTGACGGGTCCTAGGACGCCTTAAGTTGCATATTATCAATGGGAATTCCGCCACCCTTTTGCTGACCCCTAGAGTCGATTCAGACGATGACAGAGACCAACCCGTTCGAGAGTCTGCAGGAGCAACTCGACGACGCGGGCGAGTACCTGGACGTTCCAGACGACGTCCTCGGGCGCCTGAAACAGCCAGAGCGCGTACTGGAGACGACGCTTTCGGTGGAGATGGACGACGGCACCATCGAGACGTTCAAAGCGTTCCGCTCGCAGTTTAACGGCGACCGCGGCCCGTACAAGGGCGGCATCCGCTACCACCCGGGCGTCACCCGTGACGAAGTGAAGGCGCTCTCCGGCTGGATGGTCTACAAGACGGCCGTCGTCGACATCCCGTACGGTGGCGGGAAGGGCGGCATCGTCATCGAACCCGACGACTACAGCGAGAGCGAACTCGAACGAATCACGCGGGCGTTCGCCAAGGAACTCCGACCGTTCATCGGCGTGGACAAGGACATCCCCGCACCGGACGTCAACACGGGCCAGCGCGAGATGAACTGGATCAAGGACACCTACGAGACCCTCGAGAACACCACCGAACCCGGCGTCATAACGGGGAAGTCCCCGAAGAACGGCGGGAGCCTCGGCCGCGTCGAGGCTACCGGGCGCTCGACGATGTTCGCCGCCCGCGAGATCTTCGACTACCTCGACCGCGACATGGAGGGCGCCTCCGTCGCCGTGCAGGGGTACGGCAACGCGGGCTGGATCGCCGCGAAGCTCATCGAGGACCTCGGCGCAAACGTCGTCGCCGTCTCCGACTCCTCGGGCGCTATCTACAACGCAGACGGCTTCGACGCCCGCGACGTCAAGCAGTTCAAGCGCGAGACCGGCAGCGTCTCGGGCTACGACGGCGCCACCGAGGA contains:
- a CDS encoding acyl-CoA carboxylase subunit beta, whose translation is MKVRIGGGATESEAEAVAAALAEHVRDDVEVYLGDADEPAAVHEAPETPDDEPSPEPELGPTEREEQLREEIADILEGGPQKYRDRLPDQDKLFVRDRLDLWFGGKDADGERDEDDTLLFEDGKFANFDAWHPDSPEVEESDENNRLPADGLVTGAAEFDGRDVHFMANDFTVKAGSMAERGVEKFLRMQQRALKTGKPVFYLMDSSGGRIDQQTGFFANREGIGKYYFNHSRLSGRVPQICVLYGPCIAGAAYTPVFADFTVMVEGMSAMAIASPRMVKMVTGEEIEMQDLGGPEVHARESGSADLVARDEEHARELVADLVQYLPDNSDEKPPSQPAEPPAKSPSGIDGLIPESPNRAYDMHDLIDRVVDRDSFFELKPEFGKEILTGYARIDGRTVGIVANQPTQRAGAIFPDAAEKAAEFVWKSDAYNIPLLYLCDTPGFMAGSQVEKDAILEKGKKMIYATSEATVPKQSVVVRKAYGAGIYAMSGPAYDPESVIALPSGEIGIMGPEAAINAVYANKLNAIDDPEERAEREQELREEYREDIDVHRMASETVIDEIVPPSDLRTELANRFAFYEDVEKDRPSKKHGTIL
- a CDS encoding DUF5658 family protein, producing MASSTRTVHRPTLGVSSTEARLWLVAVGALLGDLLLTYYGIAHAGLSEGNPLAASVLAGHGYAGLAAMKVAAFAVAAGGRQVVPPAYRWIAPICLAVPWLLAVTVNTALILGTL
- a CDS encoding DoxX family membrane protein, giving the protein MNPLRSAGRLHGRVVALAARSPEPATLARWGLGAMLVAAGVHKLLDPGAWAVYVTDWLAPWLVVSPVTFMVANGYLELLFGAALLDDRFTTFASLVAAVSLTATVGYLAVVWATTGQFGDVVARDVGLVGLAWAVFVEAMRTT
- a CDS encoding M3 family oligoendopeptidase; this translates as MYDSRDDVPETHRFDLTRIFDTREEWATAREALEDAIETFETDRPLEEVLVAFESLSARDHRLRTYANLRANVQTGDDQRAADRSHAHAVHGDLMALREDVERRVRDADASASVPERFDRYVDDVRQRGDQTLAPAAADLLAQLDDVLDAPERVHRALVDGDFDPPTVDVDGEPVTLTRSERSRIQSSEDRATRKRAFQAVRDEYVGRRETLAANLDTMARRNVRLADARGYDSALPAALAGSDPYVACRPQPRLPRAVYDALVGGVRDNLAPKHRLERVRRDALGVDALQPWDRNAVPVDGETPEYDFEDARGMILDAVAPLGEAYQSRVASVFEERRVDAFDHPGKTEQGAAYATYAPDAGPFVLARWNGSLSHVFLLAHELGHAVHASFAGDARPHVTAGIPEPVAELPSKLHEVLLADHLLDTTTGDERTAVAARAVRSVGANLFYSARWATFTHRLHERVEAGDRLTADWLDETYGDLYAEFVPVLEVTDRLRAGWTTGLYNVPLYHHYPYVLGTAGALAVADGVDDANAPADYVAFLEAGTSEPAVELLADLGVDATNERAVSDAVERFEACVDAFAESVEP
- a CDS encoding MaoC family dehydratase: MPGLYYEEFEVGETIEHDRRRTISEADNQQFCDTTMNQQPLHLDAAFAAETQFGERLVNGLYTMSLAVGITIPETTDGTIVANLSYDDVEHPNPVFHGDTIRVQSTITDKRETSDSERGVVTMRVEVFAVNREDEPLVCEFERTVLSLKRENAA
- a CDS encoding HpcH/HpaI aldolase/citrate lyase family protein, with the translated sequence MVRRSVLFSPGDRPEMLRKAPGAGADVVVFDLEDAVAPGRKDEARAAVREVLVDAEFDPNCEVCVRVNPVGAGAGDDVDAVFAGEAGADAVMLPKAESGEEVTTLARLLDEHGSDPPVLALVESASGVLNAQDVAAADATDALVFGAEDLSADVGATRTDEGTEVLYAREHVVLAASAAGVDAIDTVYTDIEDTEGLSEETRFAAGLGFDGKMAIHPGQVAPINDAFTPDPGDVEWAERVLEAKREADAEDRGVFRVDGEMVDAPLIAQAERVVERARAADDGDGS
- a CDS encoding Glu/Leu/Phe/Val family dehydrogenase; this encodes MTETNPFESLQEQLDDAGEYLDVPDDVLGRLKQPERVLETTLSVEMDDGTIETFKAFRSQFNGDRGPYKGGIRYHPGVTRDEVKALSGWMVYKTAVVDIPYGGGKGGIVIEPDDYSESELERITRAFAKELRPFIGVDKDIPAPDVNTGQREMNWIKDTYETLENTTEPGVITGKSPKNGGSLGRVEATGRSTMFAAREIFDYLDRDMEGASVAVQGYGNAGWIAAKLIEDLGANVVAVSDSSGAIYNADGFDARDVKQFKRETGSVSGYDGATEEFSNEDLLTLDVDLLVPAALENAIDGDLAQDVEADVVVEAANGPLTPDADDVLTERGVHVVPDILANAGGVTVSYFEWVQNRQRFQWTEERVNEELEAIITDAFDAMTDAYEADDLPNFRTAAYVVSIQRVADSFEESGSWP